Proteins encoded in a region of the Phoenix dactylifera cultivar Barhee BC4 chromosome 3, palm_55x_up_171113_PBpolish2nd_filt_p, whole genome shotgun sequence genome:
- the LOC120110327 gene encoding uncharacterized protein LOC120110327 — protein sequence MSSVCKSSVGCVDARVPVRATYVNLYKWPESDAEFVKWVAGRRREGSEHSHTGSADGRRKWGPSPRVVDSYSCRQMYLRSYTFSKKESFPEKTQRCLGKVKERAVVCPFLHQRSDSFGSIYSNISHKDDMKRKKNKKNNKKKKGCVAAKQLLDFIFRRLLSCTSSVDVVDRSSPS from the coding sequence ATGAGCTCTGTGTGCAAGTCTTCTGTTGGGTGCGTTGACGCACGTGTGCCGGTGAGGGCAACCTATGTCAACCTCTACAAGTGGCCGGAATCCGACGCCGAGTTTGTGAAGTGGGTggccggaagaagaagagaaggaagcgAGCACAGCCACACCGGCAGCGCCGATGGGAGAAGGAAGTGGGGGCCGAGCCCGAGGGTGGTGGATAGCTACTCATGCCGGCAGATGTATCTGAGGAGCTACACCTTCTCGAAGAAGGAGAGCTTCCCGGAGAAAACACAGCGGTGCCTGGGCAAAGTTAAGGAGAGGGCTGTCGTCTGCCCTTTCCTCCACCAGAGGTCCGATAGCTTTGGTAGCATCTACTCAAATATCAGCCACAAGGATGacatgaagaggaagaagaataagaaaaataataagaagaagaagggctgCGTGGCGGCGAAGCAGCTTCTCGATTTCATCTTCCGGCGCCTGCTCTCCTGCACCTCCAGCGTCGACGTCGTGGATCGCTCCTCGCCTTCGTGA